The following coding sequences are from one Nicotiana tabacum cultivar K326 chromosome 1, ASM71507v2, whole genome shotgun sequence window:
- the LOC142161830 gene encoding phospholipase A(1) DAD1, chloroplastic-like, translating into MKLSFKPVQPCTSFKQNPQRPTFQCITTTQPNRFTRNLNLTMQTLSPKNLENLLFGWNVVEPSENLASTSSAASSMPSFSGQYPKELGNNWMDYQGIKNWEGLLDPLDDSLRGEIIRYGHFVEAAYRACNFDPSSPSYAMCKYSKKKLLQFSGFSGTGYRVSKYLKATSGIQLPSWVDKAPNWMAKQSSWIGYVAICHDQREITRLGRRDVVIALRGTATCLEWLENLRAILTPLPNNNNNNNNNNNNNECCSSIYPDNCCPMVESGFLSLYTSKMGTRPSLQNMVKEEIARIIKAYPGETLSFTIAGHSLGAALATLMAYDIKQALEEIPLVTVISFGGPRVGNHSFRHHLDKQGTKILRIVNSDDLITKVPGFVIDNHNNNDNFTNNKGGHWIQKLVEDTQWVYADVGCELRLSSSDSPYLNGINIAACHELKTYLQLVNGFVSSNCPVRATAKKMMQKANYVKSN; encoded by the coding sequence ATGAAACTTTCTTTTAAGCCAGTACAGCCATGCACCAGCTTTAAACAAAACCCTCAACGACCTACATTCCAGTGCATCACCACTACTCAACCAAACAGGTTTACAAGAAATTTAAACCTCACCATGCAAACGTTATCCCCGAAAAACCTCGAAAATTTATTGTTTGGCTGGAATGTTGTTGAGCCTAGTGAGAATTTAGCTTCAACATCATCAGCAGCCTCGTCAATGCCCAGTTTCTCCGGACAGTACCCGAAAGAACTGGGCAATAATTGGATGGACTATCAAGGGATCAAGAACTGGGAAGGTTTACTTGATCCCCTCGACGACAGTTTACGTGGAGAAATAATCAGATATGGTCATTTTGTTGAAGCTGCTTATAGAGCTTGTAATTTTGATCCTTCTTCTCCTTCATACGCCATGTGCAAATACTCGAAAAAGAAGCTGCTCCAATTTTCTGGCTTTTCAGGTACTGGTTATCGTGTTTCTAAGTACTTAAAAGCCACTAGCGGGATACAGCTTCCAAGTTGGGTGGATAAAGCACCTAATTGGATGGCCAAGCAGTCGAGTTGGATTGGTTATGTCGCGATTTGCCATGACCAAAGAGAAATTACAAGACTCGGGAGAAGGGACGTTGTCATTGCCTTACGTGGCACTGCAACTTGCTTAGAGTGGCTCGAGAATCTACGAGCTATTCTCACCCCTCTcccgaataataataataataataataacaataacaataataatgaaTGTTGTTCCAGCATATATCCCGATAATTGTTGCCCAATGGTCGAAAGCGGTTTCCTAAGCTTGTATACGTCCAAGATGGGCACACGTCCCAGTCTACAAAACATGGTGAAAGAAGAAATAGCCCGAATCATAAAAGCTTACCCAGGTGAAACTTTAAGTTTTACCATCGCAGGCCACTCACTCGGGGCAGCCTTAGCTACCCTGATGGCTTACGATATTAAACAGGCTTTAGAGGAGATACCCCTCGTTACAGTTATTTCTTTTGGCGGTCCGAGGGTCGGGAACCACAGCTTCCGACACCATCTTGACAAACAAGGCACAAAAATCTTGCGCATTGTCAACTCCGATGACCTTATAACCAAAGTCCCTGGATTTGTCATCGACAACCATAACAACAACGATAATTTTACCAACAATAAAGGTGGCCATTGGATCCAAAAGCTTGTGGAAGATACTCAATGGGTATATGCAGATGTTGGGTGTGAACTGCGTCTAAGTAGCAGTGATTCGCCGTACCTTAATGGGATCAATATTGCAGCTTGCCATGAATTAAAGACTTATCTTCAGTTGGTTAATGGATTTGTTAGCTCAAATTGTCCTGTTAGAGCTACTGCCAAAAAGATGATGCAGAAAGCTAACTATGTAAAAAGTAATTAA